The following DNA comes from Flammeovirgaceae bacterium.
GGGGGTTTACCACCAGGGCCGGGCTGCTGAAGGGCACGGCACCGGCACAACCGGTGGCCGTATTTTTCAACGCGGTAATGGTGACCACATAAGAGCCGGGAACACTTCCCCAATCGGAATAGGGTGGCGAGATGGTGATCCGGCCCAGCCCATCGCTGGGCACATTTGTTTCCACATGGACGTTCCCATTGATATTATAGGTAAAGTCGTAATTGGCCACCACGTCCGGTGCCAGGTCCAAGATGGCGTCCGGGGGGTTGGTGCCCAGCCCGTCATCGCAGACCGCGGCCGTGGCGGTAAAGGAGTCCACCGTAGGCGGAGGGGTAGCGCTTACCACCACTGTTGCCGACCCCGTAATATTCGCGTGGGGGGCAGTAACGGTACAGGTGGGCGTATTGTTGTCTGCTATGGAAAAGATTGTGTAGGTGCCCACCCCGGGGTTGGAGATGGTAAACGGGGAGGTGGTGTTGTTTACAATAGGCTGGTTTGTGCCATTGATGGCGTACACCAGGTCCCATGGCCCCGTGCCCGTAAACGTGAAAACCACATCCGGTGCCGGGTTGCCGGCACAAACAGAGCCCCCTCCCGAAACGTTGGCGGTGGGGAGGGCATTTACCGTTATTTGAATTTCGTTGCTAAAGTCATCGGCACACACGCCAGAAGACACCCTTCTCCTATAGAAGGTGGTGCTGACAAGCACCGGGGGGTCGTAGGTAGCACCATTATTAATGCCTGCGGCAGGGCCAAACCCGACCCCACCCCCTGTGGCGGATTCTTCCCACAAGAAGGTATAGCTTGAGCCATCCCCCCCGCTGGGCGGGGTGGTTTCGCCAAGAATCGCAGGATCCTGGCCAGCACATATCGTTTGCGGGTTGTTGATAGCCCCGGCATTTACGTTCTGGTCTACCGTTACGGTGACAACATTCGAATAGGCTATATTATTTCCTCCTGCCGTACACACCCCGGATGTAACCCTTCTCCTATAGTAAGTGGTTACCACTACCCCGGCTGGAGGATTGTAGGAGGTGCCTACCGCCCCCACGATTGTATTGAAGGGCCCGCCAGCACCAACGGTAGACTCCTCCCATTGGTAGGCATAATTGCTTCCATCGCCACCAGAAGCCAAAGTATTATTGGAGAGGTTACCGGGGTTTCCGGGGGTTTCACAAATGGTCTGGTTGCCATTTATGGCCCCGCCCACCACCGGAACGTCCACCCTTATCTGGAATACATTGGAGTAAGCATCAGCACAGTACCCTGAAGACACCCTTCTTCGGTACCAGGTGGTTTGCACCAATGCAGGGGGATTGTAGGTTAGGCCAGTCGCCCCAACAATATCAGAAAATCCTGCCACCCCACTGGTAGTGGACTGTTCCCATTGGTAATTATAATTGGTCCCGTCCCCGCCCGATGCACTAGTGGCATTGGTAAAAGCTGGTGGGTTGTCACCCGAACAAATGGCCACCACCTGGGTCGTTCCAATTTCATTGGGGTGGTCAATTGCCCCGCCATTGTTCGTATCCGTGATGCGAAAGGTTATGGTCCGTACCGGACTGGTACAATTAAGGCCGGTACCCCATTGCTCTGTGACATAGTAATTAATAACCCTTTCCGCACTTGTAGTGGCTTTCACTAATGCAGGGCTACCTTCGGTTATCGGGTTGAATGTCGCAGAGGTAGTGCTTGATTTTTCCAAATCCGTAAGCCCTGGATCGCGGTACCACCGCAACGTGCTTCCAGCCTGGGTCCGGGTGGCCGTGATGGTAAATGTTCCATTTCCATCCGTATCACAGTGGTTTGCTGTGTAGGCTACAGTAGGAATAGGTGGTGCATCCACAATCTCCACGTAATTTTCAATGGAAACGGGGGCTGGGTTTGCCGGGTTACCTGGGTTATAAGGATTACAAATGTCCCAGTAATCCATTCGAACATAAAAGCGCTGTCCCACGGCCTGGTTGTTTGTCAGGGTTGTGGTTATTTGCCCCATGTAGGTAAGGGCAGTGGCAGCAGTGACTGGGGCTGGGACTGGGATGACCCCGTTAAAATCAGCCATCCCCACACTAGTGGGCGTAAATGCACCCGACACCAAGGTTCCCGTAGCATTGTTATTGGTTACCTGGGTGGTTCCCCCGCCCAAAACTGCCGGAAGCGTAACCCTTATATCGGGAATATTACCGGGTGCCCCATAATTGGTGCTTCCATACACAATTCTAATATTGCGCTGGCTTTCGTTAGGCACCGTTGGCTCAATTGTTGCCCGACAATTTAGCAAGGTGGCATCACTAAATTGCATATTTACGTTAGTGCCTAAACATACCTGGTTTGAGGTTGGCAAGGGAGATGGCTGAAGAGATAAAGCCCCGGAATTTGCATTGTCAGTATCATAGGTTGCAAATAGATTTGCCTGGGCTATACTATTACAAAATCCAAAGCCTCCATAAAATGGTACCACCGTTACATTAAAACTACAATCCGTTGGGTTGGCTGGTGGATAATTCTTTGTCGGGCGAGTAGTTAAAATAACAGCAGGATTAGCACCCGTAAATCCGATGTTATCAATAAAACTAGGGTTTGGCGCCCCAGTGAGATCAGACAAAAAGGGACTAACACTATTATTTGTTGCGTCTCCCCAATTGGTTAAGAATAAAAAACTGCCTAAAACGAAATTGGTACTATTTCTAAATCTCAAACTAACCTTAAACTGCCATTGATAAAAATTCATGACAACAGGAGAGCAAACATCTACAGGTGCATAAGCCCCCTGTTGAAAAAATATCATCTCCGAACAATTGAATGGACTTGTATTCTGCGATGTTTGAAAACCAAACGGGTTAACCCCTGGTGGGTTAAAGTTGCCCCCTCCTGTATACCTCACTGTTAGAACTTCCCCCGGTTTTAAAAATGTTTCGGAAGGCGTGTGGCCCGCAATCCCACTGGCATCAAACTGTATCCTCACCACGTTAGGCCCAAACGTTCCAATCCCCGTGATCGGAACCCCGGTACCGTTAACCCTCACGGTCCATCCTGTACTGAGGGGAGCCCCACTAAAGCTTATTCCAGCATCAAAGGTTACGTCCACTTCCCTTTGCGACAGTGTCTCATGCCGGGCTGAAACAAAATTGGCCTGCCCCATCGCTTCCCCTACCACGAGGCCCAGTGCAAATACGGTAAGGACAAGGGTCTTATAGACGGTGCGCCACTTTGGTTGGTTCATAGGGGAGGACAGGCGATTGTTTATCAACTCGTATATACAATTAGTAAAACCAGTGTAACCAACTTAAATGAAACACGTATAGCCCAAACTTAGGCCAAAATCAGGTAAAAATGAAATTGAAGGTTTCAGGTTCCAGGTTTCAGGTTTCAGGTTTCAAGTTTCAGGTTTCAGGTTGCTTGTTTTGGGAAATTTAGCCTAAAAACCGACTGGGGCCGGTTTGTTAACGCCCCAAATACCCTACCTTTGCCCGCGGAATTTCCAGCCTGCAACAGGGCATCAGGCTGGCCTGGCGGGCGCGGCCTGCCACTTTTGTGCCCTGGCAGGGAACAAGCCCTGCTTTTTAACATTTTTACCGATGTCGTCTGCGAAATACATCTTTGTAACCGGTGGTGTGACTTCTTCCCTGGGGAAGGGCATCATTTCCGCCTCCCTGGGCAAGCTGCTGCAGGCCAGGGGATTTTCCGTCACCATCCAGAAGTTCGACCCCTATATTAATATAGACCCGGGAACGCTCAACCCCTATGAGCACGGGGAATGCTACGTGACCGATGACGGGGCCGAAACCGACCTTGACCTGGGCCACTACGAACGTTTCCTCAACATCCCCACCTCCCAGGCCAACAACATCACCACGGGCCGGATTTACAACAACGTCATCACCAAGGAAAGGAGGGGCGAATACCTGGGGAAGACCGTGCAGGTGGTGCCCCACATCACCGATGAAATAAAACGGAACATCTACCTGCTGGGGGAAAGCGGGAAATACGATTTTGTGATCACCGAGATAGGCGGGTCGATCGGGGACATCGAGTCGCTCCCCTTTGTGGAGGCTGTGCGCCAGGTAAAGTGGGACATCGGCTCCAACAATGCCATCGTCATCCACCTTACCCTTATCCCCTACCTGAAGGCGGCCAAGGAACTGAAGACCAAGCCCACCCAGCATTCCGTGAAACAGTTGCTGGAGGCAGGTATCCAACCGGACATCCTCGTATGCCGGTGCGAGATGGCCCTGCCCCCCGACATCAGGAAAAAGGTGGCCTTGTTTTGCAACGTCCACCTCAACTCCGTCATCGAGGCCATTGACGCGGAGACCATCTACGATGTGCCCATCCTCATGAAGAAGGAGAAGCTGGACGAACGGGTGCTGACAAAACTGAAGGTGCCGCACAAGAACGAGCCCGACCTGGAGCAATGGAAGGCCTTTTTGGGAAAACTGAAAAACCCCGTGGACGAGGTCAACATCGGGCTGGTGGGAAAATACGTGTCGCTGCCCGATGCCTACAAGTCCATTGCCGAAGCCTTTATCCATGCCGGGGCCTACAATGACTGCAAGGTGAACCTGAAATGGATCTCCTCGGAAGACATCACCCCGGAGACGGTGAACGACCACCTCGCCAGCCTGGACGGCATACTGGTGGCCCCCGGCTTTGGCGAGCGCGGCCTGGAGGGGAAGATAGAGGCCATCCGGTACGTGCGCGAAAACAAGGTGCCCTTTCTGGGCATCTGCCTGGGCATGCAGTGCGCGGTGGTGGAGTTTGCCCGCCATGTGCTGCACCTCAACGCCAACACCACGGAGTTGGACCCCAAGGCAAAGCACCCCGTGATCGACCTTATGGAAGAGCAGAAAAAGATCACCGACAAGGGTGGGACCATGCGCCTGGGCGCCTACACCTGCAAGCTGAAAAAGGGGTCCAAAGTATATGCCGCCTACGGCACTTCGACCATACAGGAGCGCCACCGCCACCGGTACGAGTTCAACAACAAGTACCTCGACCAGGTAGAGGAGGCCGGCATGAAAGTGGCGGGCATGAACCCCGACCTCGGCCTGGTGGAAATCGTGGAACTCAAAGACCACCCCTGGTTCATCGGGGTGCAATACCATCCGGAGCTCAAGAGCACCGTGCTCAACCCGCACCCCCTGTTTGTCAAGTTTGTGGAAGCATCAATCAATCATAAGAACGCGTAAGTATAGATTTTTTAAAACATGGATAGAAATTCAGCCATTGGCCTGACACTCATCGCAGTACTGCTCCTTTTGTACTTCAATTATTTTTCGCCCACCCCACCCCCGCCCGCGGACGAAGCCAGCCAGGTGACCGCAGTGGATTCCTCCGCCCATGAAACGCCTTCGCCCGACACCACCCTGGCGGAAGCCCCGCCCGACACCCTGGCGCGGCAACAGTTTGGCGGCCTGTCGGAATTTGCCACCGGCACCGGGAAAACCACTACCATCGAAAACAACGACCTTTCGGTGACGCTGTCCAGCCGGGGCGCGGTATTCACCGAGGTGAGGTTAAAAAAATTCAAGACCTACTACCAGGAGCCCCTTTACCTCGTCACCCCGGGGAGCAACACATTTTCCCTCCTCGCCATGTACGAGGGCCGGCAAGTGGACCTGTTCAAGCTTTACTACCAAGACGAAACGAGGAAGCAGGGGGACTCCACCGTGGTGACGTACACCGCCCAATTGGGGCCAGGGTCGTTCATCCGGCATACCTACACCGTCCCTTCCTCCGGTTATGAAATCGGCTACAGCCTTGAGCTGGCCGGCCTCGCCCCCCTCAGCGGGGACGCCCTCACTTTTGCCTGGAACGACAAGGTGCCCGTGCAGGAGAAAGACCTGACCGACAGCCGCAGGAAAACCACGGTCAACTACTATACCGTGAATGACGGCTTCGACCATTTAACGGAAGCCTCCACCGATGCCCAGGCGGAGGTATTGACCGCCCCGCTCAAGTGGGTGTCGTTCAAACAGAAGTTTTTCATCAGCGCCATCATTGCCAACCGCCCGTTTTCCGGTGGCGAGGTATCCACTTCCGTGCCTGCTGCGGACACCACGATCGTAAAGAACGCCTCCATGAAACTGTACGTGCCCCGGCAGGACGCCACCAACGGGGGGGCACGGTTCAGGTATTTTTTCGGGCCCAACAAATATTCCCTTCTGGGCGGGGTAACGGAGGGCTTTTCCAAAAACCTCAACATCGGATGGCCGCCCATCGTGTGGGTCAACAAGTTTTTGATCATCCCCATTTTCAAGTTTTTGGAAAACTACATCAGCAGTTACGGCATCATTATCATCATATTGGTATTGATCGTAAAGCTCCTCCTGTCGCCCCTTTCCTACAAGTCGTACCTGGGCATGGCCAAAATGAAGCTGCTGAAGCCGGAGCAGGACCTGCTGAAGGAAAAGTATGGCGATGACATGGCCAAGATACAGCAGGAGCAGATGAAGTTGTACCAGCAGGCAGGGGTAAACCCTTTCAGCGGGTGCATTCCTTTGGTGCTGCAGATGCCCATCCTGTTTGCCATGTTTTATTTTTTCCCAGTGAGCATCGAGCTCAGGCAGTCGCCCTTCCTGTGGGCGGAGGACCTCTCCACCTACGACTCGATTGCCCAGTTGCCGTTCACCATTCCCTTTTACGGGTCGCACGTGAGCTTGTTCGTGTTGCTGATGACGGCCTCCACGATGGTGTACACCTGGCAGAACAACCAGATGACGGCCGCCACCGGCCCCATGAAGTCCATGTCGCTCATCATGCCGCTTATTTTCATGTTTGTCCTCAATTCGTTTGCTGCCGGGCTGAGCTTTTATTATTTCGTTTCCAACCTGGTCACTTTTGCACAGCAGGCGATCATCAGAAGGTTTGTGGACGAGGACAAGATAAAGGCCGTTATGGAAGAGCACAAGCGTAAGATCTTGTCGGGGGATGGCAAGAAGTCGAAGTTCATGACCCGGCTGCAGGAGGCCATGAAGGCCAGCGAGGAGGCCAGGCGGAAGGGGAAGAAATAGGTGCCGTGTGGCGCTTAAAGTTTATTCAAAGCCTGCCCGCCAACATACGCGGATAACCTTATATTTGTAGCCCCGGTCCCTAAAAACAAGGATTGGGGCTTTTTTTATTTTAGGAGCGACATACACGAATGGGAAAAATCATTGCCATAGCAAACCAAAAGGGAGGGGTAGGCAAGACCACCTCGGCCATCAACCTGGCTGCGAGCCTTGCCGTGCTGGAGTACAAAACGTTGCTGGTGGATGGCGACCCCCAGGCCAACTCCACTTCGGGGCTGGGGCTCAACCCCAAAGAAATAAAGACGGGCATTTATGAGTGCATGGTGGACGGTGCCGATCCGCACCATGCCATCGTGCAAAACGATTTGAAGTATTTGCACATCCTGCCCTCGCACATCGACCTGGTGGGCGCGGAAGTGGAGATGGTGAGCATAGCGCGCAGGGAGGAGCGCATGCGCGACACGCTGGAAAAAATCAAGGACGACTTTGACTTTATCATTATCGATTGCTCCCCCAGCCTGGGTTTGATCACCATCAACTCCCTGACGGCAGCCGACTCGGTCATTATCCCCGTGCAGTGCGAATATTTTGCCCTGGAAGGGTTGGGGAAGTTGTTGAACACCATCAAGATCATCCAAACCCGGCTCAACCCCAAGCTGGAAATCGAGGGCATCCTGCTTACCTTGTACGACTCCAGGACATCATTGGGCAACCAGGTGGTGCAGGAGGTGAAGACGCATTTTAAGAACATTGCCTTTGACACCATTATCCCCCGGAACGTGAAGTTGAGTGAGGCGCCCAGCTTCGGGCTTCCGGCCATTGTGCATGATGCCGAAAGCAAGGGGGCGGTAAGTTACCTGAACCTTGCCCACGAGATATTGAACAAAAACGGTTTGTCAAAATGAGTAAGAAGAGAAATGCATTGGGGAGGGGGCTTAGCGCGTTGCTCAGCGATACACCGGAGACCGGGAAGCTGGAGGAAGGCGCCCCAGCGCCCGCCACTTCGGGCGTGAACGAAATCCTCCTTTCGGAAATCAAGGTAAACCCCTTCCAGCCCCGTCAGCACTTTGATGAAACCGCCCTGAAGGAGCTGTCCGCTTCCATCCGGGTACACGGCATTATCCAGCCGCTGACGGTGCGGAAACTTTCCCGTAACGAATACCAGTTGATTTCCGGGGAGAGGCGGCTCCAGGCCTCGAAGCTGGCCGGGTTGAAGGCCGTGCCCGCCTATGTGCGGTCGGCCGATGACCAGCAGATGCTGGAGATGGCGCTGATCGAAAACATTCAAAGGGAAAACCTTAACCCCATCGAAATCGCGCTAAGCTACCAGCGCCTGATCTCCGAAATCAATTTAAAGCAGGAAGAACTCGGGGAGCGCGTGGGCAAGAACCGGTCTACCGTGACCAATTACCTGCGCCTGCTCAAGTTGCCGCCCGACATACAAATTGCCCTCCGCGACAACCGGATTTCCATGGGCCATGCCCGGGCGATCATCAACGTGGAAAACCCCGACACGCAGCTCCATATTTTCAAGAAAACGATAGCCGAGGATTTGTCGGTGCGCAAGGTAGAGGAACTGGTAAGGCAGCTGATGGCCGCCCCCGGGGGCACGCCCTCCCGGCCAGGGAAGGAAGGCGGCCCGGGCCCCGGGGCCACACGTGAAATAAAGCAATTGCAGTCCACCCTTTCCACCCACTTTGGCACGAAAGTGAATGTAAAAAGCGATGGAAAAAAAGGGGAAATAAAAATCCCGTTTTACTCTGTGGAAGACCTGAACAGGATATTGGACATCCTCAAAATGTAAAATGGGGAATGAATGGATAGGCGGCTGATTTTCATCCTCTTTCCCCTGCTCCTTCCTTTTGCCGGGTTGGGGCAGTCCGACCGTGACACGCTGGCCACCCTCCCTTCCGATTCGCTGCGGCTGGAGCGCGGCAAAAAGGTGATCACGCTGGAGGCCTATGCCGCCCGGTTCGACCCCCGGAAGGCCCTGCTCTATTCCGCCATTTTTCCCGGTGCCGGCCAGGCCTACAACAAAAAGTACTGGAAGGTGCCCCTGGTGTACGGTGGGTTTGCCACGGGCGTGTTCTTTATCTCCTTTTTTCAGGACCGGTACGTTACCTATAAGGGCGAGCTGTTCGGGCTGCTTGATGACGGCACCCCTGCGCCCTCCGGTTTCAATGAAAAGCAACTGCGCAAGATCGTGGACGATGCCAAGCGGGAGCGGGATTTTTTTACCATCCTCACGGGGTTTTGGTACATCCTGCAAATGGTGGACGCCCATGTGGACGCGCACCTCAAAGAATTTGACCTTAACCCTCAATTGCAGGTGAGGCTGGAGCCCATGGTGGGCCACCACCCCATGAACGGGCAAAGTGCCGGCCTTGCGCTAACCTTTAGGTTCCCATGAAGATCGCCCTCATCGGATATGGAAAAATGGGAAAGGCCATAGAAGCCTTTGCCCTGGGGAGGGGCCATGCCATAGTGGCAAAAGTTGGCCCCCATGACCCTGGGGCGCTTTCCCACCTCAAGGAAGCCGATGTGGCCATAGAATTTTCGCAGCCCCATGCCGCGGTGGCCAACCTGAAGGCCTGCTTCGATGCGCAGGTGCCGGTCGTCTGCGGCACCACGGGGTGGCTGGAGGGGAAAAGCGAAGTGGAAGCCTATTGCCGAAAGCACAACGGCACCTTTTTATATGCCTCCAACTTCAGCCTGGGGGTAAATATTTTTTTTGAACTCAACGCGAAGCTTGCCTCCATGATGGCCGGCCATCCCGGGTACCGTGCGGGTATAGAAGAGACCCACCACGCCCAAAAGAAAGATGCCCCCAGCGGCACCGCCATTACCCTGGCCGAGGGCATCCTCCAGAATATCCCGAGGATAAAGAAATGGACAAACAAAAGCAGCGCGGATGAAACGGAACTGCCCATCCATTCGTTTAGGAAAGACCCCACACCGGGAACGCACCTCGTGAAATACACCAGCCCCACAGACGATATTGAAATCAAACATACGGCACACTCCAGGGATGGTTTCGCCATTGGGGCGCTGCTGGTGGCCGAATGGATCCAGGACAAAAAAGGGGTACTGCAGATGGGCGATTTCCTGAAATCCCAACATTAAACCTAAAAAATACTTTTCTTTGCAAGCTTTAACCCATTAAGACACTGTGACCGCTATCATTACCCTATTGCTGATTTTCCGGGCAGGCATTACCATCGGATACTGGAAGTTGTTTGAAAAGGCCAACGTGGAGGGATGGAAATCCCTGGTCCCCCTCCTCAGCGAGTACTGGGTGGTGAAAATCACCGGCAAGCCCACGTGGTGGGTGCTGTACCTGCTCATCCCGTTGTTCAATATTTTCGCCTTCTACGTGCTGCTGTTTGACCTGCTGCGCTGCTTTGGGAAGAAATCGCTGATGAGCCAGTTCCTCATCATTTTTATTGCGCCCATCTACGTTCCCTACATGGGTTTTAAAAAAGAGGTGCGCTACCTGGGCAAGCTGGGCGAACTGAAGGAGGAAAAAAAATCGGCCTTATCGGAATGGACCGAGGCCATTGCTTTTGCCGTGGTGGCCGCCACCCTTATCCGCTGGCTGATCATGGAGGCGTATACCATTCCTACCCCCTCCATGGAAAACTCCCTGCTGGTAGGGGACTTTTTGTTTGTAAGCAAATTCCACTATGGCACCCGCACCCCCAAGACCCCGTTGCAGGTGCCCCTTACCCACCAGAAAATTTGGTTCACGGACCTGCCGTCCTATTCGGACTGGGTACAATTGCCGCAATACCGCCTGCCGGGCATAAACAAGGTGCACCGCAGCGATGTGGTCGTATTCAACGTGCCGCCCAAGGAGTTGAACGATGGCAAGGATTACCCGGTGGACCTAAAAACCAACTACATCAAACGCTGCGTGGCCCTGCCGGGGGACGTGCTGAAAATCGTTGACAAGCAGGTGGTGGTGAACGGAACGCCCCTGCCCAACCCCCCGGAGATGGAATTCAGTTATTTGGTCACTTCAAAAGACGAGATCAACGAGCGCAACCTGGACCGGCTGGGGATCGACCCTGAGGATTACAGTTTCCTGGGAAGGCCAGAGGAGGGCAAGGCGGTGTACCAGATGTTCCTCACCGCCCAGATGGCCGAAGAGATCAGCAAGCTCACCTATATTATTTCCGTGGGGGAAGACTACCGCATGGGCGGGGGCGCTGACCCGAGGATTTTCCCCCATTCGAAATACAGCCAGTGGAATGCCGACAACTACGGCCCCCTCACCATCCCAAAGAAAGGGATGACCATCAGCATCAACGATTCCACCCTGGCCTTCTATGGCAACACCATCAAGCTATACGACCACAATGATGACGTGGTGCTCACCGACAGCACCTTGACCATTGCAGGAAAGGCCGTGGGGGAATATACCTTCAAACAAAACTATTACTTTATGATGGGCGACAACCGGCACAATTCCCTGGACTCCCGGTTTTGGGGGTTTGTGCCGGAAGACCACATTGTAGGAAAAGCCTTCTTTATCTGGTTGTCGATAAACAAATATGGCGGGTTGCTGGACAGGATCCGGTGGAACCGGTTTTTCAAGATGATTGATTAGGTGTTGGTTTTAGGTTTTAGGTTTTAGGTTTCAGGTTTCAGGTTTCAGGTTTCAAGTTTAAGGTTGAAGGTTACCATTCAATTTCCTTGAGGCCTTTGCTTTTCAGGTAGGCGTTGGTTTTGCTGAACGGCCTGCTGCCGAAGAAGCCCCGGTCTGCCGAGAAGGGGGAAGGGTGTGGCGACATGATCACCTGGTGTTTGGAGCGGTCGATCACCTCCCCTTTTTTACGGGCATAGGCGCCCCACAGGACAAAGACCACGTTTTCCTTTTCGTCCGATATTTTTTTGATGACCGCATCGGTAAATTCCTCCCAGCCTTTTTTCTGGTGGGAGCCGGGCGAGGCGGCCCGGACGGTGAGCGTGGCATTGAGCAACAACACCCCCTGTTGTGCCCAACGCCCCAAATCCCCTGAAGGCGGAAGGGGCTTTCCCAGGTCGTTTTGCACCTCTTTAAAGATATTCATCAGCGAAGGCGGGAACCGTACCCCATCGCGCACGGAAAAACACAGGCCATTGGCCTGGCCGGGGCCGTGGTACGGGTCCTGCCCCAATATCACCACTTTCACCCCGTCAAACCCGCACTTGTCGAAGGCGCTGAAAATCTCCCTGCCCGGGGGGAAAACGGTATGTTTGCCATACTCTTCCTTTACAAAACCCGCCAGTTCCCGGAAGTAATCCTTTTCAAACTCCTCCCGGAGCCGTTCTTTCCACGAAGGTGCAATCCTGATATCCATGCCCATGCAACTATTTTTTGGCCTTTGAACTTTTATTTAGTGGGTAGTAAAATAGAAAAAATTAATATTTTTGACCGAAATGGTAACCGAAATCACACAAGGCATTAAAGTGAGCGTGGAAACGGAGTATCAGCCCTCGTACTCCAGCCCCAGCCAGTACCACTATGTCTTTACCTATAAGATCACCATTGAAAACCAGGGCGCGTTTACCATCCAGTTGTTGAGGAGGCACTGGAGCATATTTGATGCCGGCTTCAGCCCCCGGGAAGTGGACGGGGAAGGCATTGTGGGCCAGCAGCCGGTATTGGAGCCCAACCAATCCCACCAATACGTTTCGGGGTGCAACCTCAAATCGGGCATTGGCAAAATGGTGGGCACCTACCTGATGGAGCGCATCGTGGACGGCACGCGCTTCGAAGTGGCCGTTCCGGAATTTCATATGGTCGCGCCCTTGCGGCTCAACTGATATGGCGGGCACCATAACCTTCCGTACCCGGGTTTGAACCTACAGCCACTTGCCTCCTACCTGTCGCATTGGCTGCACCGTGTGGACGAACATTCCATCCACTCCCCCTTCTTTTTCGATTTTTATAACCAGGTGATAAAGAAAAGCAGGAAGGCCACCGGCCATCCCCGCATTGAACGGCTTAGGAATACCCTCCTGAAGGACCAAACCCCCGTCCCCAACGATGACCCGGGGGCAGGGCCACGGTTGGATAAAAAGGGGAAAAAGACGATTTCCAGGATAGCCAAAAACAGCCTGAGCCCCCCCTGGGCCTCCCGGCTGTACCAGCGCATCATCCAATACAACGATTCGAAAAACATAGTGGAGCTCGGCACTTCCCTGGGGCTCAACACCCTTTACCTGGCCGAAAAGGAAGGCGCCAGGGTAAGCACTTTTGAAGGAAGCACAGCATTGGCCCACATGGCGCTTACGCACTTTGGGCTTTTTGAAAAGGAAAACATCAACCTGATAGAGGGCAACATTGACCGGACCCTTCCCGAATTCCTGCAAAACACGGGGAAAATAGATTTTGCCTTAATGGATGCCAACCATCGCCACGAGCCCACCCTCCGTTATTTCAACCTGCTGGCCAGGCGGCTAACCGACAAGTCCATTTTGG
Coding sequences within:
- a CDS encoding ParB/RepB/Spo0J family partition protein; this encodes MSKKRNALGRGLSALLSDTPETGKLEEGAPAPATSGVNEILLSEIKVNPFQPRQHFDETALKELSASIRVHGIIQPLTVRKLSRNEYQLISGERRLQASKLAGLKAVPAYVRSADDQQMLEMALIENIQRENLNPIEIALSYQRLISEINLKQEELGERVGKNRSTVTNYLRLLKLPPDIQIALRDNRISMGHARAIINVENPDTQLHIFKKTIAEDLSVRKVEELVRQLMAAPGGTPSRPGKEGGPGPGATREIKQLQSTLSTHFGTKVNVKSDGKKGEIKIPFYSVEDLNRILDILKM
- the lepB gene encoding signal peptidase I, with product MGFKKEVRYLGKLGELKEEKKSALSEWTEAIAFAVVAATLIRWLIMEAYTIPTPSMENSLLVGDFLFVSKFHYGTRTPKTPLQVPLTHQKIWFTDLPSYSDWVQLPQYRLPGINKVHRSDVVVFNVPPKELNDGKDYPVDLKTNYIKRCVALPGDVLKIVDKQVVVNGTPLPNPPEMEFSYLVTSKDEINERNLDRLGIDPEDYSFLGRPEEGKAVYQMFLTAQMAEEISKLTYIISVGEDYRMGGGADPRIFPHSKYSQWNADNYGPLTIPKKGMTISINDSTLAFYGNTIKLYDHNDDVVLTDSTLTIAGKAVGEYTFKQNYYFMMGDNRHNSLDSRFWGFVPEDHIVGKAFFIWLSINKYGGLLDRIRWNRFFKMID
- the yidC gene encoding membrane protein insertase YidC, encoding MDRNSAIGLTLIAVLLLLYFNYFSPTPPPPADEASQVTAVDSSAHETPSPDTTLAEAPPDTLARQQFGGLSEFATGTGKTTTIENNDLSVTLSSRGAVFTEVRLKKFKTYYQEPLYLVTPGSNTFSLLAMYEGRQVDLFKLYYQDETRKQGDSTVVTYTAQLGPGSFIRHTYTVPSSGYEIGYSLELAGLAPLSGDALTFAWNDKVPVQEKDLTDSRRKTTVNYYTVNDGFDHLTEASTDAQAEVLTAPLKWVSFKQKFFISAIIANRPFSGGEVSTSVPAADTTIVKNASMKLYVPRQDATNGGARFRYFFGPNKYSLLGGVTEGFSKNLNIGWPPIVWVNKFLIIPIFKFLENYISSYGIIIIILVLIVKLLLSPLSYKSYLGMAKMKLLKPEQDLLKEKYGDDMAKIQQEQMKLYQQAGVNPFSGCIPLVLQMPILFAMFYFFPVSIELRQSPFLWAEDLSTYDSIAQLPFTIPFYGSHVSLFVLLMTASTMVYTWQNNQMTAATGPMKSMSLIMPLIFMFVLNSFAAGLSFYYFVSNLVTFAQQAIIRRFVDEDKIKAVMEEHKRKILSGDGKKSKFMTRLQEAMKASEEARRKGKK
- a CDS encoding ParA family protein, with amino-acid sequence MGKIIAIANQKGGVGKTTSAINLAASLAVLEYKTLLVDGDPQANSTSGLGLNPKEIKTGIYECMVDGADPHHAIVQNDLKYLHILPSHIDLVGAEVEMVSIARREERMRDTLEKIKDDFDFIIIDCSPSLGLITINSLTAADSVIIPVQCEYFALEGLGKLLNTIKIIQTRLNPKLEIEGILLTLYDSRTSLGNQVVQEVKTHFKNIAFDTIIPRNVKLSEAPSFGLPAIVHDAESKGAVSYLNLAHEILNKNGLSK
- the dapB gene encoding 4-hydroxy-tetrahydrodipicolinate reductase, with amino-acid sequence MKIALIGYGKMGKAIEAFALGRGHAIVAKVGPHDPGALSHLKEADVAIEFSQPHAAVANLKACFDAQVPVVCGTTGWLEGKSEVEAYCRKHNGTFLYASNFSLGVNIFFELNAKLASMMAGHPGYRAGIEETHHAQKKDAPSGTAITLAEGILQNIPRIKKWTNKSSADETELPIHSFRKDPTPGTHLVKYTSPTDDIEIKHTAHSRDGFAIGALLVAEWIQDKKGVLQMGDFLKSQH
- a CDS encoding CTP synthase, with the translated sequence MSSAKYIFVTGGVTSSLGKGIISASLGKLLQARGFSVTIQKFDPYINIDPGTLNPYEHGECYVTDDGAETDLDLGHYERFLNIPTSQANNITTGRIYNNVITKERRGEYLGKTVQVVPHITDEIKRNIYLLGESGKYDFVITEIGGSIGDIESLPFVEAVRQVKWDIGSNNAIVIHLTLIPYLKAAKELKTKPTQHSVKQLLEAGIQPDILVCRCEMALPPDIRKKVALFCNVHLNSVIEAIDAETIYDVPILMKKEKLDERVLTKLKVPHKNEPDLEQWKAFLGKLKNPVDEVNIGLVGKYVSLPDAYKSIAEAFIHAGAYNDCKVNLKWISSEDITPETVNDHLASLDGILVAPGFGERGLEGKIEAIRYVRENKVPFLGICLGMQCAVVEFARHVLHLNANTTELDPKAKHPVIDLMEEQKKITDKGGTMRLGAYTCKLKKGSKVYAAYGTSTIQERHRHRYEFNNKYLDQVEEAGMKVAGMNPDLGLVEIVELKDHPWFIGVQYHPELKSTVLNPHPLFVKFVEASINHKNA